The following proteins are co-located in the Gossypium hirsutum isolate 1008001.06 chromosome A02, Gossypium_hirsutum_v2.1, whole genome shotgun sequence genome:
- the LOC107951350 gene encoding GTPase-activating protein GYP1 isoform X1, whose amino-acid sequence MNSNNNSSSHGEVDQRNKESLDSRFNQTLKNVQGLLKGRSIPGKILLTRRSDILDDSGSQERSPSYQRSFSQNDAGTSDDMDKSVEGGVRNTNNSDGNTTVNKLTSSTSKNEDAANEVQNSAMGTRATDSARVTKFTKELSGQMVILERLRELAWSGVPPYMRPNVWRLLLGYAPPNSDRREGVLRRKRLEYLDCVAQFYDIPDTERSADEINMLRQIAVDCPRTVPDVPFFQQAQVQKSLERILYTWAIRHPASGYVQGINDLVTPFLVVFLSEYLEGSIDSWSISDMSAGKISNIEADCYWCLSKLLDGMQDHYTFAQPGIQRLVFKLKELVRRIDEPVSRHMEDQGLEYLQFAFRWFNCLLIREIPFHLVTRLWDTYLAEGDALPDFLVYIFASFLLTWSDELQKLDFQEMVMFLQHLPTQNWTHQELETVLSRAYIWHSMFNSSPSHLAS is encoded by the exons ATGAATTCCAACAACAACAGCAGCAGCCATGGCGAAGTAGATCAGCGTAACAAAGAAAGCCTTGATTCCAGGTTCAATCAAACCCTCAAGAATGTCCAAGG GTTGCTTAAGGGTCGCAGTATTCCTGGTAAAATATTATTGACCAGAAGGTCAGATATACTTGATGATTCAGGTTCACAAGAACGATCTCCCAGTTATCAAAGAAGCTTCTCACAGAACGATGCCGGTACAAGTGATGACATGGACAAATCTGTGGAG GGAGGGGTCAGAAATACAAATAATTCTGATGGTAATACAACTGTTAATAAGTTAACATCTTCAACCTCAAAGAATGAGGATGCTGCCAATGAAGTCCAGAACTCTGCAATGGGCACAAGAGCTACAGATTCTGCCAGGGTTACGAAGTTCACTAAAGAGCTCTCAGGACAAATGGTCATATTAG AGAGATTACGTGAGTTAGCTTGGAGTGGTGTTCCGCCTTATATGCGTCCTAATGTATGGAGACTCCTGTTG GGATATGCACCACCTAATTCAGATAGAAGGGAGGGAGTTTTAAGGAGGAAACGCCTTGAGTATCTTGATTGTGTTGCTCAATTTTATGACATTCCGGACACTGAGCGGTCTGCTGATGAGATTAATATGCTTCGCCAG ATTGCTGTTGATTGTCCTAGGACTGTTCCTGATGTCCCTTTCTTTCAGCAAGCTCAAGTTCAAAAATCCTTGGAGCGCATTCTTTATACATG GGCCATTCGGCATCCTGCAAGTGGGTATGTGCAGGGTATTAATGATCTTGTAACACCCTTTCTAGTTGTCTTCTTATCTGAGTACTTAGAAGGGAGCATAGATAGTTGGTCAATCTCAGATATGTCTGCTGGGAAGATATCCAACATAGAAGCTGATTGCTATTGGTGCTTGTCAAAGTTGCTTGATGGCATGCAAGACCATTACACATTTGCTCAACCAGGAATCCAGAGGCTTGTATTTAAGCTGAAGGAATTGGTTAGGCGCATCGATG AACCTGTTTCTAGACATATGGAGGACCAAGGGCTTGAATATCTTCAATTCGCATTTCGCTGGTTCAACTGCTTGCTAATACGCGAG ATACCTTTTCATCTAGTGACCCGTCTATGGGACACGTATCTTGCTGAAGGAGATGCACTGCCAGATTTTCTTGTCTACATATTTGCCAGTTTTCTTTTAACG TGGTCAGATGAACTTCAGAAGCTTGACTTCCAAGAAATGGTGATGTTCCTTCAACACCTTCCAACTCAAAACTGGACACATCAAGAGCTTGAAACAGTACTTTCTAGGGCTTACATATGGCACAGTATGTTTAACAGCTCTCCCAGCCACTTAGCTAGTTga
- the LOC107951352 gene encoding uncharacterized protein produces the protein MGISQSATKRVTSALVNSSQFNSACDSVYSQCLSLTQEAYPGVFPYQLLNAAANLHQHLTSLRPHPLILRWVPHPPARSQVDSAFRFVTRHQDNPRSDEEALLLDSSDFREWAVVLFSDAVVGNAGKAVLQRVPLGVLGIAGIGAAARRGKEVVGAAIGVYALGMATSIYLSLSG, from the coding sequence ATGGGGATTTCGCAATCGGCGACAAAGCGAGTGACCTCCGCATTAGTCAACTCGTCCCAATTCAACTCAGCCTGCGACTCAGTCTACAGTCAATGCCTCTCCCTTACCCAAGAAGCCTACCCCGGAGTCTTCCCTTATCAGCTCTTGAACGCCGCCGCTAACCTCCATCAACACCTCACTTCCCTTCGCCCTCACCCTCTCATCCTCCGTTGGGTTCCTCATCCTCCCGCTCGCTCCCAAGTCGATTCTGCGTTCCGGTTCGTAACTCGCCACCAGGATAATCCCCGGAGCGATGAAGAAGCACTTCTCCTGGATTCCTCCGACTTCAGGGAATGGGCAGTGGTTTTATTCAGCGATGCCGTCGTGGGAAACGCTGGAAAGGCAGTTTTGCAGCGAGTGCCGCTTGGGGTTTTGGGTATTGCGGGGATTGGCGCGGCGGCGAGGAGGGGGAAAGAGGTTGTTGGGGCAGCGATTGGAGTGTACGCGCTTGGTATGGCTACTTCAATTTACCTTAGCTTGTCTGGTTAG
- the LOC107951350 gene encoding GTPase-activating protein GYP1 isoform X2, producing MSKGSQERSPSYQRSFSQNDAGTSDDMDKSVEGGVRNTNNSDGNTTVNKLTSSTSKNEDAANEVQNSAMGTRATDSARVTKFTKELSGQMVILERLRELAWSGVPPYMRPNVWRLLLGYAPPNSDRREGVLRRKRLEYLDCVAQFYDIPDTERSADEINMLRQIAVDCPRTVPDVPFFQQAQVQKSLERILYTWAIRHPASGYVQGINDLVTPFLVVFLSEYLEGSIDSWSISDMSAGKISNIEADCYWCLSKLLDGMQDHYTFAQPGIQRLVFKLKELVRRIDEPVSRHMEDQGLEYLQFAFRWFNCLLIREIPFHLVTRLWDTYLAEGDALPDFLVYIFASFLLTWSDELQKLDFQEMVMFLQHLPTQNWTHQELETVLSRAYIWHSMFNSSPSHLAS from the exons ATGTCCAAGG GTTCACAAGAACGATCTCCCAGTTATCAAAGAAGCTTCTCACAGAACGATGCCGGTACAAGTGATGACATGGACAAATCTGTGGAG GGAGGGGTCAGAAATACAAATAATTCTGATGGTAATACAACTGTTAATAAGTTAACATCTTCAACCTCAAAGAATGAGGATGCTGCCAATGAAGTCCAGAACTCTGCAATGGGCACAAGAGCTACAGATTCTGCCAGGGTTACGAAGTTCACTAAAGAGCTCTCAGGACAAATGGTCATATTAG AGAGATTACGTGAGTTAGCTTGGAGTGGTGTTCCGCCTTATATGCGTCCTAATGTATGGAGACTCCTGTTG GGATATGCACCACCTAATTCAGATAGAAGGGAGGGAGTTTTAAGGAGGAAACGCCTTGAGTATCTTGATTGTGTTGCTCAATTTTATGACATTCCGGACACTGAGCGGTCTGCTGATGAGATTAATATGCTTCGCCAG ATTGCTGTTGATTGTCCTAGGACTGTTCCTGATGTCCCTTTCTTTCAGCAAGCTCAAGTTCAAAAATCCTTGGAGCGCATTCTTTATACATG GGCCATTCGGCATCCTGCAAGTGGGTATGTGCAGGGTATTAATGATCTTGTAACACCCTTTCTAGTTGTCTTCTTATCTGAGTACTTAGAAGGGAGCATAGATAGTTGGTCAATCTCAGATATGTCTGCTGGGAAGATATCCAACATAGAAGCTGATTGCTATTGGTGCTTGTCAAAGTTGCTTGATGGCATGCAAGACCATTACACATTTGCTCAACCAGGAATCCAGAGGCTTGTATTTAAGCTGAAGGAATTGGTTAGGCGCATCGATG AACCTGTTTCTAGACATATGGAGGACCAAGGGCTTGAATATCTTCAATTCGCATTTCGCTGGTTCAACTGCTTGCTAATACGCGAG ATACCTTTTCATCTAGTGACCCGTCTATGGGACACGTATCTTGCTGAAGGAGATGCACTGCCAGATTTTCTTGTCTACATATTTGCCAGTTTTCTTTTAACG TGGTCAGATGAACTTCAGAAGCTTGACTTCCAAGAAATGGTGATGTTCCTTCAACACCTTCCAACTCAAAACTGGACACATCAAGAGCTTGAAACAGTACTTTCTAGGGCTTACATATGGCACAGTATGTTTAACAGCTCTCCCAGCCACTTAGCTAGTTga
- the LOC107951351 gene encoding pentatricopeptide repeat-containing protein At1g62350 — protein sequence MKPSFMGSLRISHLPQMGFLKYPHHNHNQSSIITCGLRGGTKKPLWKSRVLSTEAIQAVHSLKLANSNSKLHHVLSTRLSRLLKADLLDTLAELQRQNEFQLALKVFEFVRKEVWYKPDMCLYCNMIQLLGKNKMTEMAEQLFTELEKDGLKPDTRAFTELIGAYLQVGMMEKAMETYERLKACGCSPNKLTFTILIRNLENAGKEELAAVVKKDCIEYLEYPERFLEDVRKKHLKRRQLDLV from the exons ATGAAACCTAGTTTCATGGGAAGTCTGAGAATTTCCCATCTCCCCCAAATGGGATTTCTGAAATACCCCCATCACAACCACAATCAATCTAGTATTATTACTTGTGGGCTTAGAGGAGGAACAAAGAAACCCTTGTGGAAATCAAGGGTGCTTTCCACCGAAGCCATCCAAGCTGTTCATTCCCTCAAGTTAGCCAACTCCAATTCCAAATTACACCATGTTTTATCCACCAGGCTTTCCAGGTTACTCAAAGCTGACCTTTTGGATACTTTGGCTGAGTTACAAAGACAAAATGAATTCCAATTAGCTCTCAAG GTTTTCGAATTTGTGAGGAAGGAAGTATGGTACAAACCAGACATGTGTTTGTACTGTAACATGATTCAGCTGTTGGGTAAGAATAAAATGACTGAAATGGCTGAACAGCTTTTTACTGAGCTAGAAAAAGATGGGTTGAAACCTGATACAAGGGCATTCACCGAGCTGATTGGAGCATATTTGCAAGTTGGTATGATGGAGAAGGCAATGGAGACCTATGAGAGACTAAAGGCATGTGGCTGTTCTCCAAATAAGCTGACCTTTACAATTTTGATAAGAAACCTTGAGAATGCGGGGAAAGAAGAGCTTGCAGCGGTTGTAAAGAAGGATTGTATTGAATATCTGGAGTATCCTGAGAGATTCCTTGAAGATGTTCGAAAAAAGCAT TTGAAGAGGCGGCAGCTTGATCTTGTTTGA